The Oreochromis niloticus isolate F11D_XX linkage group LG2, O_niloticus_UMD_NMBU, whole genome shotgun sequence genome includes a region encoding these proteins:
- the kdm3b gene encoding lysine-specific demethylase 3B isoform X2, translating to MEDSLELIGKRLLLLLDDGRSANGSEPEQAAWARDWLRGTVRAVSVIGLAAPEVSVGEATTTTTAAGLTVFVEFENASQRCSWVQVYDEGVKAVLVEDSIVWARRSDVTDTSGAPAPAWPALTFRSLVDRVGLGSLVPVEYFGNKNFEFLPDNKTVQRFEVDKDVRHPLLLEQPSLQAAISSWRTDFELQEIFRKGSYTIQGRKVRVYQPEFEECWATGLVSHHDPISHIMEITLDKGEENQMVDPRVIHVMLTEEELGKNGRRRKDSETMKGDSGRRRRTASEGEDDLNLKRFKGAADTGADAQNCGDTSKTAVDAMGIWAGDSGERVSSTTKNGSSSEGTFPQGRGSSPTINSSLQMDQSNASSPRYPGHVKENGRAAATQGAADSTTTITPTPPPLKPAPSPFSTASFPPLGQMPVLVPGAPAPKVSPSPQLEREEGNQAAYSKTAALVSPGPVTISWSQDSVPSVSLSASVGFSSKTSNWGSQTEGSKTASGFRLSQAGPTAPVFGDVTSQTNGAPTTTTASQDAPKPFGFGFGGAKTEAHPKPDQNLFFQCMPQKSVTSLNLTADQTQSKDTNYFTAVSESLSKEPPSLFKPAAPAEGLKKPEQPKVPEVQQTGNGVFNKSSSPFQGMGGSPGGRSSGLNVSGPAVSSGAQSASKKNSNNGSSVVGLGLQSGFSSADSHQNLFLQNSKESANPFLAYGEKSSLTAFVGLTGSEPQSMGPALDSKPNLFTMAEPPKGILSSPFPASSAAASTSTSPSPAPASSQTLQSEGTETKEGQDVSEIPSSTSDCPMFGNAGPGGMEEVPVPFDQSQSQKFSLEDRGQSSKHDSESSSNSDLSDLSDNEEGLEKGQMPGGPSVSAKDGAIMQKNKVQGAAKSRPRNKPFKVGQSVLKDQSKVRRLKQSGESFLQDGSCINVAPHLHKCRECRLERYRKYRNTGEESDDDDDPNVACRFFHFRRLAFTRKGVLRVEGFLSPQQSDSMAMGLWLPVPAVHEGLDLDTSKYILANVGDQFCQLVMSEKEAMMMVEPHQKVAWKRAVRGVREMCDVCETTLFNIHWVCRKCGFGVCLDCYRLRRNRPREDVDETPEDEVFSWLKCAKGQPHEPQNLMPTQIIPGTALYNIGDMVHSARGKWGIKANCPCANRHTKPLVRPTAPNGISQSTPGSGGGLAGATSGTGITPKSDGETSAIKTETTQTPVSSDSGGGESVGSTSTSTSGTSSPCNLTQFSAKESRSSGEGNSSALHWLADLATQKAKDDTKESGSLRSIMSRDSRPPFGLDSLSALSKPSASSPKLFNSLLLGSSMAQSKPEGSSLRDLLNSGPGKLPQGPGESGVPFPSVFTSAGSDKLKSSLPNFLDHIIASVVETKKAEGRRTGASEGGELGALGSRKDGVMGLSVLEPHTSHSWLCDGRLLCLQDPSNSNNWKIFRECWKQGQPVLVSGIHKRLKTELWRPEAFSEEFGDQDVDLVNCRNCAIISDVKVREFWDGFEVISKRLQDADGRPMVLKLKDWPPGEDFRDMMPTRFDDLMDNLPLPEYTKRDGRLNLASRLPNFFVRPDLGPKMYNAYGLISTEDRKVGTTNLHLDVSDAVNVMVYVGIPHGEDNQEEEAEISGRKEVLTTIEEGDVDEMTKRRVHEGKEKPGALWHIYAAKDAEKIRELLRKVGEEQGQENPPDHDPIHDQSWYLDQVLRRRLYEEYGVQGWAIVQFLGDAVFIPAGAPHQVHNLYSCIKVAEDFVSPEHVRHCFRLTQEFRHLSTTHTNHEDKLQVKNIIYHAVKDAIGTLKAHESKLTRPYSSPQTAAL from the exons ACTTTCCGCTCCCTGGTGGACAGAGTGGGTTTAGGATCCTTGGTTCCTGTAGAGTATTTTGGAAACAAGAATTTTGAGTTCCTGCCCGACAACAAAACTGTCCAGAGGTTTGAG GTGGATAAAGATGTAAGACACCCTTTGCTGTTGGAGCAGCCCTCTCTGCAGGCTGCCATCTCCAGCTGGCGTACTGACTTTGAACTGCAGGAGATATTCAGGAAGG GTTCATACACCATTCAAGGACGCAAAGTTCGTGTGTACCAGCCGGAGTTTGAAGAGTGCTGGGCCACTGGACTGGTCTCACACCACGACCCCATCTCTCACATTATGGAGATTACCTTGGATAAG GGAGAAGAAAATCAGATGGTTGATCCTCGTGTGATACACGTCATGCTGACAGAGGAGGAG CTTGGCAAGAATGGGCGGAGAAGGAAGGACAGCGAAACAATGAAAGGGGACAGCGGACGCAGACGCAGGACTGCCTCAGAAGGTGAGGATGACTTGAACTTGAAACGGTTTAAAGGAGCGGCAGATACCGGAGCAGACGCACAAAACTGCGGCGACACCAGCAAAACTGCAGTGGACGCGATGGGGATTTGGGCTGGAGACTCTGGTGAAAGAGtcagcagcacaaccaaaaATGGAAGCTCTTCAGAAGGAACGTTTCCTCAGGGCCGAGGTTCGTCCCCAACAATTAATTCCTCGCTCCAGATGGACCAGTCAAACGCTAGTTCTCCTCGCTATCCCGGCCACGTCAAAGAAAACGGTCGTGCAGCCGCCACGCAGGGAGCAGCAGACTCGACCACCACCATTACACCCACTCCTCCTCCCCTCAAACCAGCCCCTTCCCCCTTTTCCACTGCGTCTTTTCCCCCACTAGGCCAGATGCCAGTCTTGGTTCCTGGAGCACcagcccccaaggtctccccaTCCCCCCAGCTCGAACGAGAGGAGGGCAACCAGGCAGCTTATTCCAAAACAGCTGCTCTTGTTTCCCCAGGACCTGTCACCATTTCTTGGTCACAAGACAGCGTTCCCAGTGTTTCGCTTTCAGCTTCTGTGGGTTTTAGCTCTAAAACTTCTAACTGGGGAAGCCAGACAGAG GGATCTAAAACAGCGTCAGGCTTTCGTTTGTCCCAAGCTGGACCTACTGCTCCTGTATTTGGAGATGTTACCTCACAGACCAACGGAGCTCCTACCACTACCACAGCCTCTCAGGATGCTCCCAAGCCTTTTGGCTTCGGTTTTGGTGGAGCAAAGACTGAGGCTCACCCTAAGCCAGACCAGAACCTTTTTTTCCAGTGCATGCCGCAGAAGTCTGTCACCAGCCTAAATCTAACTGCTGATCAGACCCAATCCAAGGACACCAATTACTTTACTGCAGTGTCTGAGAGCCTGAGTAAAGAGCCTCCAAGCCTTTTCAAGCCAGCAGCCCCCGCTGAAGGGCTGAAAAAGCCTGAGCAGCCTAAAGTGCCTGAGGTCCAGCAAACGGGAAATGGTGTGTTCAACAAATCATCATCACCCTTCCAGGGCATGGGGGGCTCTCCAGGAGGAAGGAGCTCTGGCTTAAATGTGAGTGGTCCAGCAGTGTCCTCTGGAGCCCAAAGTGCTTCTAAAAAGAACAGTAACAATGGAAGTTCAGTAGTTGGCTTAGGGCTGCAGTCTGGTTTTAGTTCTGCAGACAGTCACCAGAACCTTTTTCTACAGAACTCCAAGGAGTCTGCTAATCCATTTTTGGCATACGGGGAAAAATCCTCCCTCACAGCTTTCGTTGGCCTAACTGGGTCTGAGCCACAGTCCATGGGTCCTGCGCTGGATAGCAAGCCGAACCTGTTCACTATGGCAGAGCCACCTAAGGGGATTCTGTCTTCTCCTTTCCCAGCATCGTCAGCAGCTGCTTCAACCAGCACTTCCCCCTCTCCGGCACCAGCCTCATCTCAGACGTTACAAAGTGAAGGGACTGAGACAAAGGAGGGGCAAGACGTTAGCGAGATTCCATCATCCACCTCAGACTGCCCGATGTTTGGAAACGCTGGTCCTGGTGGAATGGAGGAGGTGCCCGTGCCCTTTGACCAGAGCCAGTCTCAGAAGTTTAGCTTGGAAGACAGAGGCCAGTCATCTAAACATGACTCTGAGTCCAGTAGCAACAGTGACCTCTCAGATTTGAGTGATAACGAGGAGGGCCTGGAGAAAGGTCAAATGCCAGGAGGACCTTCTGTTTCTGCCAAGGATGGAGCCATCATGCAGAAAAATAAGGTCCAGGGGGCCGCTAAGAGCCGTCCACGTAACAAGCCTTTCAAAG tGGGTCAGTCTGTACTTAAAGATCAGAGCAAGGTGCGTCGTCTAAAGCAGTCTGGTGAGTCCTTTCTTCAGGATGGCTCCTGCATCAATGTGGCCCCTCACTTGCACAAGTGCCGCGAATGCCGTCTTGAGCGTTATCGGAAATATCGGAATACGGGCGAGGAGAGCGACGACGACGACGATCCGAATGTGGCCTGTCGTTTCTTCCACTTCAGAAG GCTGGCTTTCACTCGTAAAGGTGTGCTGCGTGTGGAAGGTTTCTTAAGTCCCCAGCAGAGTGATTCTATGGCCATGGGACTGTGGCTACCTGTGCCCGCTGTCCATGAGGGCCTCGACCTCGACACATCCAAGTACATCCTGGCCAATGTGGGAGATCAGTTTTGTCAGTTGGTGATGTCTGAGAAGGAGGCCATGATGATGGTGGAGCCTCACC AGAAAGTGGCCTGGAAACGTGCCGTGCGAGGCGTCAGAGAAATGTGCGATGTGTGTGAGACCACCCTGTTCAACATCCACTGGGTCTGTCGTAAATGTGGGTTTGGAGTGTGTCTGGACTGCTACCGGCTCCGCAGGAACAGGCCAAGGGAGG ATGTAGACGAAACTCCGGAGGATGAAGTTTTCTCTTGGTTGAAGTGTGCCAAAGGCCAACCTCACGAGCCACAAAACCTCATGCCTACACAAATTATACCTGGAACAG CTCTTTACAATATAGGAGACATGGTGCACTCAGCAAGGGGCAAGTGGGGTATTAAAGCCAACTGTCCCTGTGCCAATCGACACACTAAGCCTCTAGTGCGCCCTACTGCCCCAAATGGAATTTCACAG TCCACACCGGGCAGTGGGGGTGGCCTCGCAGGTGCAACCTCTGGTACTGGCATCACTCCAAAATCAGATGGAGAAACATCAGCAATCAAAACAGAAACCACACAGACACCAGTATCGTCAGACAGTGGGGGTGGAGAAAGTGTGGGCAGTACCAGTACCTCCACCAGTGGAACGTCCTCCCCCTGTAACCTCACACAGTTCTCTGCCAAGGAGTCGCGCTCATCAGGAGAGGGCAACAGCTCTGCTCTGCACTGGCTGGCAGACTTGGCCACACAGAAAGCCAAGGATGACACCAAGG AATCCGGTTCGCTTCGCTCCATAATGAGTCGAGACAGTCGACCTCCCTTCGGCCTGGACTCCCTCAGTGCTCTGTCAAAGCCTTCTGCTTCTAGCCCTAAGCTATTTAACAGCCTTTTACTGGGCTCCAGCATGGCCCAGTCTAAACCTGAGGGATCCAGTCTCCGGGACCTGCTCAACTCCGGACCAGGAAAACTGCCCCAAGGCCCTGGAGAGAGTGGGGTACCATTCCCCTCTGTTTTTACCTCAGCAGGC AGTGACAAGCTGAAGAGCAGCCTTCCAAACTTCCTGGATCACATCATCGCCTCAGTTGTGGAGACCAAGAAGGCCGAGGGCCGTCGCACCGGGGCCTCTGAAGGCGGAGAACTCGGAGCGTTAGGGTCTCGCAAAGATGGCGTAATGGGCCTTAGCGTTTTGGAGCCACATACCTCACACTCCTGGCTCTGTGATGGCCGACTTCTTTGCCTACAGGATCCCAGCAACAGCAACAACTGGAAGATCTTCAGAGAGTGCTGGAAGCAGGGACAG CCTGTGTTGGTGTCAGGGATACATAAACGTCTGAAGACTGAGTTGTGGCGGCCTGAAGCCTTCAGCGAGGAGTTTGGAGACCAGGACGTAGACCTGGTCAATTGTAGAAATTGTGCTATTATCTCTGATGTAAAGGTGCGAGAGTTCTGGGATGGCTTTGAGGTTATTTCCA AGCGACTGCAAGATGCCGATGGCCGGCCCATGGTGTTAAAATTAAAGGACTGGCCTCCAGGTGAAGACTTCAGGGACATGATGCCCACACG GTTTGACGATTTAATGGACAACCTCCCTTTGCCCGAGTACACAAAAAGAGATGGTCGTCTAAATCTCGCTTCGCGCCTGCCTAACTTTTTTGTGCGTCCTGACCTTGGACCGAAGATGTACAACGCTTATG GCTTAATCTCGACTGAAGACCGGAAGGTGGGAACCACTAACCTCCACCTGGATGTGTCTGATGCGGTCAACGTCATGGTCTATGTTGGCATCCCTCACGGAGAAGACAACCAGGAGGAAG AGGCAGAAATCTCTGGACGCAAAG AGGTCCTGACCACCATTGAGGAGGGCGATGTGGACGAAATGACGAAGAGGAGGGTGCACGAGGGAAAGGAGAAGCCTGGAGCTCTCTGGCACATCTATGCTGCCAAGGACGCAGAGAAAATCAGGGAGCTGCTTCGCAAG GTGGGAGAAGAACAAGGTCAAGAGAACCCGCCAGATCACGACCCGATTCATGACCAGAGCTGGTACCTGGACCAGGTGCTCCGCCGCAGGCTCTACGAAGAATATGGCGTCCAGGGTTGGGCTATTGTACAGTTCTTAGGAGATGCTGTATTTATCCCTGCTGGAGCTCCCCACCAG GTGCACAACCTGTACAGCTGTATCAAGGTGGCGGAGGACTTTGTGTCTCCCGAGCACGTGAGGCACTGTTTCAGGCTGACCCAGGAGTTCAGACACCTCTCCACTACTCACACAAACCATGAAGATAAACTCCAG GTGAAGAACATCATCTATCACGCAGTGAAGGACGCCATTGGGACGCTGAAGGCCCACGAATCCAAACTAACGCGCCCTTACTCGTCTCCTCAAACCGCCGCCCTCTGA